The DNA sequence CCACTGGTAGGGTATGGGTCCCCTGCGCTAAGTAGTGAGTTTACGAACTCTTAGCTATCCTCCACTGGTAGGGTATGGGTCCCCTGCGCTAAGTAGTGAGTTTACGAACTCTTAGCTATCCTCCACTGGTAGGGTATGGGGCGTTCCTATTAGTATACACGTTAGGGAATAGGTCAAATAGGTTAGTAAATAGCCATTTATCTGATAAATAGATAGTCATATTTATGATATAATACTTTTAGTATTACTATTTAAAGTGATTAATGTTAAAAAGGTATGTCACAAAATTGAAATAAATGACTTTAACAGTTCATAATAAAATAAAACCATTATCTCAAATCAGATAATAATACTGGAGTGTAAAAATGATAGCATTAGAGAAAAAACTACAACAGGAAGTTATTAGAAACTGTGAACTAGCCGAAAAAGAGTATGGATGCAAAATGACAAGATTTCTACAAACTATAGAGAGATTTGGAATCGTTAGAACGGCACAAGAAATTTTTAGAAAAGGTAGAACATCGGATTGTTTTAATAAATTAGCAGAAGCTGGACATCTTGAATTGACGATGGAGGCGACGATTGTTAAAGGTGAATATGCCGAATTATTCACTGATGAACAAGTTAATTATTGTTATGAATTATTATGTGAAAAAGGATATTACTAAACATAATAAATTTCCGTAGTTCCTAATATACAAAAACCATTATCTCAAATCAGATTTAATCTGAACTCAGATAATGGTTTTTATTTTGCCCAATTTCTCTGTAATAGTTGTCGATGCAAGCCTGTGCTTGTTAGGGGATATTATGGTGGAGATGGCTTCCCTGGCAGATTGTTAAAGGAAATCTAATCATCCTTTGTAGAGTAGGGGGCGTTCTGGTTAGTATCCACGTCTCAAAATGAAGCGATTAGAGGTTATAACTGTTGTAGTATCCTTATAATATAGATTGTGAGTAAAAGATAATTTATAATGTAAATAAAGATATTATTTCAAAAGTTCATAATAAATTACACAATCGGATTAATGAAATAAAGAAGGAATTAGAATCACATACTGAATTGAATAATTTCAAAAACATAATTATCAGCCATACTATCAAAACTATAATTTGGATTGTCAACACTAAACTAAACAACTTTTTTAAGGGTATTTTGACGATATTCAACTGGGGATAAATACCCTAGTGAAGAGTGAATTCGATGGTTGTTATACCAGTTCACATAATCAGCTAATTCATAGCCTAATTGTTCGTGTGTTTCAAACCTTTGATTCTTTACAAATTCAGTTTTAATGACTTTATAAGTCGCTTCAGCTACTGCGTTATCATAGGGACATCCTTTCATACTTAAAGATCGTTTAATATTGAATGCCTCTAAGATTTCATCAATCACTTGATTCTTAAATTCGTTCCCACGGTCCGTGTGGAAAATCTTGATTTGACTTAGGTTAGTTTGGACCGTGCTGAATGCCTTCTTAACTAATGCTGCATCCTTATTTGACCCTGAACTATAACCAATAATTTCACGATTAAACAGGTCTACAAGGACACAGATATAATGCCATCGATGACCAACTCGTACGTACGTTAAATCACTGACGACCACGTTTAAATAGGGCTGTTCATCAAATTTACGATCCACGATATTTTCAATTTTATCTTCGTTACATTTAGCTGTATGTGGCTTAAATTGAGCGACCGTATAATTTGATACTAGACCTTCTTGTTTCATGATACGACCAATGCGACGGCGTGAGACTTGTTGCCCCATTTTGTTTAATTCGTGTTTAATTTTTCGAGTTCCGTAATTGTTTCGGCTTCGACGAAAAATCTCAACGATATCAGTGACTAGTTGAGTCTCATCTTTCTTCGGTTTAGATTCGTAATAATAAGTGCTACGAGACACATTAAGGACTTTGCACATCGCTGAAACTGAATATTTGTGGGTATTGTTTTTAATCACATTTATCTTCGTCCTAAGATCAGCGCAGCTTGCTTTAAAATATCATTTTCCATTCCCTAGCAGTGGAGGATTTATGCTTCGCATGCTAGGTGACCCATTTCTAATTGCTTAACTTTTTTACGAAGTTGGATTAGCTCCTGTTCTTCTTCTGAGCGGTTATCTTTCTCCTTAAAAGAACCGGTAGAAGTTGACTGTTTAATCCATTTATCGAGTAAAGACGATGAGAGATCGTATTCACGAACAATATTACATTTACGTTTACCATTTAAATAAAGTTGGACTAATTGGTTTTTAAATTCATCCGTATATGTACGGCGAGTTCTACGAGTTTTAGTTTGGGTCATGTTAAAGCTCCTTTAGATTGATATTATTTATAATTCTACATGACCTTAAAAAAACTGTCTAATTAATTGTAACCTATCCAATTTCATGCTTTTTGTGTGTAATGTTAGGAATTGTTCTTTATCACCCTCGAGCATCTTTAGTAATAATAATTTTTTATCGATTTTCATGGTGGAAAATAATTTTAATATTAGTAGTTATTGTTGGTACAATCAGTTATACATTCAATAATATTAAAGAGTTGATTGATGGAATTAAAGAATATCGAAATTATATAAAAAGAGCAAAGATTGCTAGAAAGAAATTATTCAGCTACATATGATGAAAGTTGTAGGGGGATAAGTTTTGATATTTTGATTAATTTAAACTGATTTATATGAAAATCATTTGGATTGATCAAAATCATGCTTATAAAGGATTAGGAACAAAATATATGAAACTTATTTGTCACCTTCTGAATGAAAGAGGGTATAAGCGAATAGATTTACATACTGCTCATAATAATGATATTGCGCAAATATACTATCAAAAGACTGGATTTTCCAATACAGGATTTACTAGAAGTTATGCTTGATTAGGGGGAGGGAAATTAAAGGTGAGAGAGCAATTAAAATCTATTTTATCTCATTGGGGATTTATTGAAAATTTAGATGTTAAAGTAGAAGATATCTCATATGAACCAAATCGTGAGTCTCATATTTGGACAATCAATGAAGATTATCTCTTGAAAATGACGTATACAAAAGAAGAAATGGTAAACAATATTTGTCTTTTAAATTTACTACATAAGGCGAGTATACCAGTTCAACAGGTTGTCTATACTTTAGACAAAACAAGTTATGTTCAAATAGATAACAAATATTATGGTTTATTTACAAAGATTAAAGGTGTAGTTTTAAAAGATTATTACGAAGGTAATTATTTAGATAGAGGCTTTTATTTAGGACAATGCATTGCTAATTTACATGATGGATTGAAAAAAATTACAGAGGAATTAAAAGAAAACTATAACATTTGGAACAATAATATGATTGAAGAATTATTCGGGTGGGTAGAGGATGAAATTACTAATTACTTACCAAATTGTAATCTAAATCAGCACGAAATTGAGGATTTCGTACATGTCAAATATGACTTAGAATATCATTTTCCAGTACTTTATGATAAATTACCTAAGCAAGTGATTCATCGAGATGTCCATGGTGAAAATATGATATTTAATGAGAATAAGCTCGTGGGATATATTGATTTTGATCTAAGCCAAGTTAACGCAAGAATCTTCGATCTATGTTATTTAGGAACAGGGTCTCTAGCCACTATCTTTAATGAAGTAGGAAAGAGGAAACTTTGGTTACTGTTTTTCAAATCTGTTATTAAAGGATATGATAGTAAAGGTATCCTAACATTTGAGGAAAAGCAAAGTCTCAAGTATATGATGTACGCGATAGAAATGATTATGATTGCGTATTTTGCTAGAGAAGGTTATCCAGAAATAGCGAATACCAATATTAAAATGGTTAATTATATAAACTCTGTTTGGGAAAACTAAAAGGTTGATTTTAATTATTACGTACGAGAATTTTATGGTGGATATGGGATCCCTGCCTTGCGAAGCAAGTATCTTCCACTGGTAAGGTATGATACATTTACCACATTAAAAGGAAAAGGTTATTTATAAGTAGCTAAGTGATTATGATTAAAGTCACTTAGCTCTTTTTTTGCTAATTTTAATAATCATTGTGCTCATGGTGGAGGTGACTGCCACCATGGACACCATTCATCATAAGATTACATTTTATAGTAGGAGTTTATATCAATCAAATATTTTATAAAAATGCTTGAAACCATTGATAATAAACAAAAAAACATATCTAAAATCAGAATCAACTTCTGTAATTAGATATGGGTTCCCTGCGCTAAGTAGTGAGGTCACGAACTCTTAGCTATCCTCCACTAGTAGGGTCATTTTTGAAGTTAATAAAAAAAGAATTATCTCAACTCAGTTTTAACTGAACTCAGATAATTCTTTTTTTCATAAATATTGCGTAAGAGAATTTTTTGGTGGAGATGGGGCGTACCGGTTAGTATCCACGTCTCACAATCAAGCGATTAGAGGATATAACTATTGTATTATCCTTATAATATAGATTGTGAGTGAAAAATAATTTATAATGTAAGTAAAGAGTTTAAAGAGATTTAGGAGTATAATGATAGATATAAATTGTAATTTGGAGGTGTTTTGTTTGAGCCAAAAAGAAATTGAGTTTGCTGTATTTTGTGTGGAAAACATTGCTGATTATTTAAAGATGAATGCACAGGATATTTATCAATTACTAGGTGTTAAAAGTAGGTTATTATTTGACTATATTGTGCCGTCTTATGAGCCATTACATACACAAAGTAAGGAATATATTATAAATGAGATTGTAGATATGATGAAGCAGAAGGAGTTGATCTAATGCTAGTTTATCATGGTTCTTATTGTGAAATTGTAAATCCAGATATTAAATATTCAAGAAATAAATTAGATTTTGGAAAAGGGTTTTATGTCACGCCAATTGAAGAACAAGCGGTTAGTTGGGTATCCAGATTTAAGAGATTAGGAAAACCAGGTATTGTTAATGTGTATGAGTTTGATTTTGAGAAAGTAAAGCAAGATTTACGTATCCTGATATTTGAGGAGTATAACACTGAGTGGTTAGATTTTATTATTAAGTGTCGCAATGGTGAATTGATTTATCAGGATTATGATGTTATAGCAGGCGGTATTGCAGATGATAAAGTGTTTAATACGGTTGAGCTTTACTTGGATCAGTTAATTAGTAAAGAAGAGGCTCTAGGAAGATTAAAATATTATAAACCAAACTTTCAAATCTGTATCGTTAATCAAGAAGTCATTGATAACTATTTGACATATAAAGAAAGTAGAGATGTTTAATGGAAGCTAATAAAATTTTATTACAACGGAAATTTGCAAGAATTATTGAAAGCTTAGCTAAAGAGGCTCATATAACTGAAGAAGAAGCAATGGGATTGTTCTATACATCAAAAACATATCAACTAATTTCACAAGGAATTAGTGATTTACATTGTTATGCTGATGGATATTTAGTAGATGAACTTATGTTAGAATATCATCTGAAAAAAGATATTGGTTATTATTAAAGATGAAATGGTAAGATTCAATATAATAAAGCATTATATTGAATGATGATGAAAGAAGCTAGCCATAGATAGTGGCTAGCTTCTTTTTAATTCCATGTAGCTTGATTTAATTGTTGGGCGATTTCTTCAATTGACATTTCATCAGTGAAGTTTTCGATGAATTGTGTTAAATCAAAATAACGAGTTCCTTGAGGAGCTCCTTTAGTAATTTTTTTGAATTCACATGGAATGAATTGTTTTACAAGGAAGAATCTTTGATCTCCACCCCCTAAGTCCTGTCCTTCAGTTTCTAAAACTTCTTTGATGACATCAATGATATTTTGTTTTTGTTGTGGTGTTAGATGACCTTGTAAGGTATTGATGATATCAAGTTCTTGTGTATCCTGATTAAAATCGGCATCAATGATACAACTAATTTCACCAATTCCACGAATCGCTTTTGCTCCATATAGACCGATATATTTATGCAGTCGGTAGTTACGTGTACGAGGTGCGTAGTATAGATTATATTTAAAGTTTCGTTCTAATGTTTTACTAGTTAAAAGTGATCGCATCAAACTTTCATGATGTGGAATTAAATTAGCATCGTAACAGAACGCTTCAAAGTCATTAATGAGATCGATCATTTCAACTTCATACGGATTAAGAACTTCTTTGAATTTCTTACCAATCTCTTTAAATGTTGTAAAGGCAAACTGAATCGAAGTTTTGTGAGCCCGATTATAAATATTAATTTCCTTTTCGATTTCTTCACGATACATCTGACTAATTGGATCAGTATTGATCCAGAGT is a window from the Turicibacter bilis genome containing:
- a CDS encoding GNAT family N-acetyltransferase, whose amino-acid sequence is MKIIWIDQNHAYKGLGTKYMKLICHLLNERGYKRIDLHTAHNNDIAQIYYQKTGFSNTGFTRSYA
- a CDS encoding phosphotransferase; this encodes MREQLKSILSHWGFIENLDVKVEDISYEPNRESHIWTINEDYLLKMTYTKEEMVNNICLLNLLHKASIPVQQVVYTLDKTSYVQIDNKYYGLFTKIKGVVLKDYYEGNYLDRGFYLGQCIANLHDGLKKITEELKENYNIWNNNMIEELFGWVEDEITNYLPNCNLNQHEIEDFVHVKYDLEYHFPVLYDKLPKQVIHRDVHGENMIFNENKLVGYIDFDLSQVNARIFDLCYLGTGSLATIFNEVGKRKLWLLFFKSVIKGYDSKGILTFEEKQSLKYMMYAIEMIMIAYFAREGYPEIANTNIKMVNYINSVWEN
- a CDS encoding DUF3791 domain-containing protein, producing the protein MFCLSQKEIEFAVFCVENIADYLKMNAQDIYQLLGVKSRLLFDYIVPSYEPLHTQSKEYIINEIVDMMKQKELI
- a CDS encoding DUF3990 domain-containing protein, translated to MLVYHGSYCEIVNPDIKYSRNKLDFGKGFYVTPIEEQAVSWVSRFKRLGKPGIVNVYEFDFEKVKQDLRILIFEEYNTEWLDFIIKCRNGELIYQDYDVIAGGIADDKVFNTVELYLDQLISKEEALGRLKYYKPNFQICIVNQEVIDNYLTYKESRDV
- a CDS encoding DUF3791 domain-containing protein gives rise to the protein MEANKILLQRKFARIIESLAKEAHITEEEAMGLFYTSKTYQLISQGISDLHCYADGYLVDELMLEYHLKKDIGYY